The sequence below is a genomic window from Glycine max cultivar Williams 82 chromosome 20, Glycine_max_v4.0, whole genome shotgun sequence.
AAAGAAAACGCTTTAATTTGTGGTGCAGTTAGTACccgttaatttgtttattttttttaaaatgattttaaaactacacaaaaatataattaatttgacacttttttgtaaatttcttatttattattgttatatatagctcctcatatttttttaattctaaattttatagaataatttGTCAAAACATgtgtaaaagtatttttttagagacaAAAGAGATTTTTCTGTATTCTATTtcatctctgttttttttttttaccattttttaaacactattttcaacattaattctaataaaaaagttCATTTTCATGCAAGGTACCTCTTTATTTTGTTCTGCAAggtacctctttttttttgtgctgcagaattattaattagtacccctttctttaagtttttttttattaaaatggttttaaaattacaccaaaatataattttatttgatattttttcgcAAACTGCTCATCATTATAGCTcctcaaaataatttaatatattttttataattctaatttttataaaattatccaaacatgttagcatattttaaaagtactttattttagagaaaaatagattttaataGCATATTTTTATGCTATAATTAACAGGAGAGACGTTCAAAGACATTGTTGGAAGTGCATATTACATTGCTCCTGAAGTCTTGAAGAGGAAATATGGGCCAGAAGTTGACATATGGAGTGTTGGTGTCATGCTATACATTCTTCTAAGTGGTGTCCCTCCGTTTTGGGCAGGTCTCTATATTTTATCTTCTCatttttgcaaagaaattaATCACTTTCTGCTGAACACTGTTTTAATGAGCAAGGATATTgctaaatgttttaaaatagtcGGTCACAATGCAATTGTGATTGAATTGTAAATAGCACAATTGTGAAACATTACCACCATATAATTCTCGTCATGTGATTGCAGGAAACATAAAAATTGCAATGTTGAAGCAACAATTGTAATTGCAAACTGTACTTTGAAACCATAATAGATATCAACATGAGGAGTTATAAATTAAGACCCAAATTCAtctctataaaaaatttatattagacGTATCCGacctttaaaatgtaaaatttccaTTTAATTAGTCCTTGAAATTCACAAATAGGTTCCATTCACGGACTAAATTTGACCTGTATTTGTGATTGTTAGGTACCAATTTGAACTCTTCATATTATTAGGGACGTGAAAAGTTCAAATTAATAGTCCCTGATAATATATACTTAGGGGTCTAATAATGATATATGAGTGTTGTAAATCTTGCTATTGTACTtaattcctatatatatatatatatatatatatatatatatatatatatatatatatatatatataaaacaactcTCCTAAAATTTATGGTGTGCTTGAAGCTGAAAAAAGTGAATTGGTTTCACAGAATCCGAACATGGTATATTCAATGCCATCCTAAGAGGCCACGTTGATTTTACAAGCGATCCATGGCCTTCATTGTCCAGTGCAGCAAAGGATCTTGTAAGGAAAATGTTGACCACAGACCCCAAACAAAGACTgacagcacaagaagttttaaGTAAGCACTCATTATTCTTCGCTGTTTTTGTTTCACCTTCAATTCTTTGTCTTACTAGTCGCTTGAATCCtcttataatttcatgatttaCTGGGGAAATTAATCAACTCTAATAATCAATGAACTTGTTATGTTAAAAACAGATCATCCTTGGATCAAGGAGGACGGCGAAGCACCAGATAAGCCTCTTGACAATGCTGTACTGAATAGGCTCAAACAATTTAGAGCAATGAACCAATTCAAGAAAGTTGCTCTAAGGgtactaattattatttttattcttatgaaGATACTTCTTTTGGAATTTGGTTTGTCTTTAGTAACCAAagttaaaatatgtaatttcagTCATTTGATGAGAAAATCAACTGTTGATAAATTAACACATGCAAGATTTATTATGCATGTGTATGCaatatcaacaattttttttttcattagtgTTTGAGATTACCTACTTTACTCTTTACAGTGAATTGCTCATTTTAGAGGATCCGGATCTTTCTTTTTGTACctttatataaaattgttttaacaaTTCTAGCTTGAAATAGAGTAATGATTcactaaaaacatttaatagtCAGAACATTTCTCTTGCTGCACATTGCAAGTTTGAAAGTGTATGATCAAAGCaacataacattaaaatattacaaatgaATAGGTCATTGCTGGATGTCTATCAGAAGAAGAAATCATGGGGTTGAAGGAAATGTTCAGGGGGATGGACACTGACAACAGTGGAACCATTACAATTGAAGAGCTCAAGCAAGGGCTTGCAAAACAAGGAACAAAGCTAACAGAGCAAGAAGTTAAGCAATTAATGGAAGCTGTAAGTTgttcttaacaaaaaaaaggcacCAATTTCAATATTAGTTCTAGATAACAATCATTTACAAACATGGATTTTCTGATTCTTCTACAAATTACAGGCTGATGCTGATGGCAATGGAACCATTGATTACGACGAGTTCATCACCGCAACAATGCACATGAACAGAATGAACAGAGAAGAACATCTTTACACTGCCTTCCAATACTTTGATAAAGATAACAGCGGGTAAGAGATTATACTAGATTGAATATATATGCATGGAGCCCATTTGTAAACTATTTGGTGTGTTGATAAATCAAGGTTCTAATATCATTCTTATGCCACAAAAATCAGGTTTATTACCACTGAAGAACTAGAACAAGCCCTCCGTGAGTATAACATGCATGATGGCAGGGACATCAAGGAAATCCTTCAAGAAGTTGATGGAGATAATGTAAGTGCTACACACATAAATAACTGGATATATACAATTAggagtgttaaaaaaaattggttgggATTGAACCGGATTGTAACCGAATCTAAATCGAATTGGTTTTTCCCTGAATTAATCCAAGAAAAAATGAGTCACTATTTTATAAAGCTAATTCGGTTAATccaattgtttttataaaattagttcGATTAACtgaattgattttcattaaaatatttttttatttgaaaaaaaatagttcaaaaatcAATTCGAAAACCAGTTCGAAACTGGTTTGGATCTTATAACTAGTTTACAACaggttaaaaactaatttacttcaaaatcagttttttaaaaccagttcaattttaaattagtttctaaattaatttgactatttagatataaaatcaatctcattaaaacaattcaaaatcaatttggttCGATTTTTTTACCGAACTAGTTTTTGGACACCCTATATACAATACCTTCGGTCCAAAACTATTGATGTTCGGTTAATACATATAGCTAAACTATTATGTATAGTCCAAAATACgctcatttaatatttattatagaaaTTTATAAAACATCAATAGGTTtggaacaaaaaagaaaagttaaaacATCAATAGTTTTATATAGGAGTAGTTTTTATGGAAATTACTTCCATGTGAGAATGGACCCTCTTATGCTCAAACTTAGTGCCTAATGTTTGTTTTGCGAGAGATAGACACAGAATTTAAACACGACCttgttatgttaaaatttaacaCGACAGGATCCATTTCCTTTTTCATTGCATTTTTACATGGTTAGTAATTATGAGAAAACTAATTGTCATGTTGTACAGGATGGACGCATTAACTACGATGAGTTTGCGGCAATGATGAGAAAAGGAAACCCAGAAGTTATGACGAAGAAGAGGCGTGATTCATTGCCATTGCCATTGCCATAATGGAGGGACTCTAAGGGAAGGAACTTAAAATGGTTTCATCAGTACAATGGTTTTCTTAGGTGGAGAAGCTTATGGGTGAATGAAAGAATGATCATGGGCTGCATTTCATCATAGCTTTGTTGGTTGCGAGGGGATACAGATTAGGAACGGGAGAAAGGTGGAATCAAAAACCAAGAAAAGAGGGAAAGGGGGAGGGGGGGTAAGAAGAACATAAACAAATCCTTGAGAAATGTTAAGATACACTAGGTGGTTTGGttgattaacatttttttgcttttgctttttcCTTATATGTGAAAACGTTGCAACATGACATGTATTGATATTGCGGCTCACataattaggaattaaaaaaaggGTATTTGTTTATGTATTATTTCCTTTTAAATACTAGGCCTTAATAGTTTGTGCTAGGTTtaccataaaaaaaagtttgtgcTAGGTTTCATATATTTTACTGACTTATATATATGATGATCATGCTCTCTTGAAACTTGACATGAATTTTTCATTGATTTTCATTGAGCACTAAGATATTTTAAAGGATTCTGATCGAATTCTGAATTCATCATATACCACAGCTTAATAGCATCTCTTCACCCGGAGTCAATTTCTTTGATTAGAAGTCATATAAAGGAATTTAAACCAGTTACCACAATATTATTtagcaaaaattaacaaaatcctTTGTTCTTTGAAAGTTCAACTCGATAAGGAAGCATAAACCTACTACTATTCCAAGTCATTAAATTGTTTCTTTTactgcaaaagaaaaaatagaaaaacacagTTCTAAAGccagaagaaaatattttatacacatCCATCTCATACAAAATCAAATACATCTATATAGACATTCAAGCTCTTTCAAGGcccccaaaataaaataaataactgtATGTGGCGGAATCTGCTATTCCTAATATCTCTTTCAACACATGATATATGTTATTGCTCTGGAACTACTAACCAGCCTTAAACTTTTATCTACCAGTGAACGTCTCCAGCACCTTCAAAAACACACAGTTGCCTTTTCAAATTTGCTTTGGTAATCATCTGCAAAGAGACAGCTACATTGCATAATAATGTCAGCAAATTGCTCAAAATGTTTTGCCATGTAAGAGTTAATAATGTCACATATATGAACATTGAGACTAACTAATATAAGACTGTAATCTATGTTGGTGAAGAAATCCTAATAAATGAGTCCTCTCAAAACATTATTGATAATTGACAAATTATTCAATCTAAATATTCAAGGATTGTGATTTTTACAGAGGAACAAAGTCTAAATGATTAGTTGATTACCTCCATCACTGTGAGTCTGTGACCTAGTCTTGGTATTGGAATTGGACAAGATTCTTCATTTTCCAATAGTCAAACATAGGTCCAGAGAACTCTTCTGCATCCTCATAAATCAGGAGTCTCCTCCTCGCACGAGTTACGGCAACATACAGTTGCTTAAGGTCAGAGCACAAAACATTGTGTTTGGAATCTCGATCAAAACATCGCCAAAAGTTGGCATGGTTTCTTGAGTCCACCATATGTTGTTCcttcatataatcatatatcACCCCCCATCTCCTTTGCAGAGGTGAAGAGGCGAAAAACTTATACAGCAATACATCCTAAAAATTGC
It includes:
- the LOC100781355 gene encoding calcium-dependent protein kinase 17 codes for the protein MGNCCSQGNVADGPADDSAAANDKGEANQQGSNNHANDNNDNSTNPTTAPTTTSKPPPTVTPPTSKPSKPAAMGPVLGRPMEDVRATYTIGKELGRGQFGVTHLCTNKATGQQFACKTIAKRKLVNKEDIEDVRREVQIMHHLSGQPNIVELKGAYEDKQSVHLVMELCAGGELFDRIIAKGHYTERAAASLLRTIMQIIHTFHSMGVIHRDLKPENFLMLNKDENSPVKATDFGLSVFFKEGETFKDIVGSAYYIAPEVLKRKYGPEVDIWSVGVMLYILLSGVPPFWAESEHGIFNAILRGHVDFTSDPWPSLSSAAKDLVRKMLTTDPKQRLTAQEVLNHPWIKEDGEAPDKPLDNAVLNRLKQFRAMNQFKKVALRVIAGCLSEEEIMGLKEMFRGMDTDNSGTITIEELKQGLAKQGTKLTEQEVKQLMEAADADGNGTIDYDEFITATMHMNRMNREEHLYTAFQYFDKDNSGFITTEELEQALREYNMHDGRDIKEILQEVDGDNDGRINYDEFAAMMRKGNPEVMTKKRRDSLPLPLP